Within SAR324 cluster bacterium, the genomic segment GCTAAGACTGGCAAGCCTTTCATGATCATCGCTGAAGACGTAGAAGGTGAGGCACTAGCCACATTGGTTGTCAACAAGATTCGTGGAACACTGAAGTGCTCTGCCGTAAAAGCCCCTGGGTTCGGCGATCGCCGCAAGGCCATGTTGGAGGACATTGCCATCCTGACCGGAGGCCAAGTTGTTTCTGAAGATATGGGTATGAAGTTGGAAGACCTCACACTGCACAACCTTGGTCAAGCCAAGTCCATCGTCATTGACAAGGACAATACAACCATCATAGATGGAGCCGGTGACAAGGAGAATATCAAAGGACGCATCAACCAAATTCGTGCACAGATTGAGGAAACCACCTCGGATTACGATCGTGAGAAGCTGCAAGAGCGCTTGGCCAAATTGGCTGGTGGTGTCGCAGTCATCAATGTTGGTGCCGCAACCGAAATCGAGATGAAGGAGAAGAAGGCTCGAGTCGAAGACGCACTACACGCAACCCGTGCTGCCGTCGAAGAAGGCATCGTTCCTGGTGGTGGCGTTGCCCTGGCTCGCTGTATCGACGCTGTTCAATCAGTAATCAATGGCGAAGCTAACGAAGACCAGAAAGTTGGCGCCGCAATCATTTTACGAGCTATCGAAGCACCACTGCGTCAGATTGTCAACAACGCTGGCCTAGAAGGTGCGCTAATCATTGACAAAGTCAAAGGTAACAGTGATGTCAACTACGGCTTCAATGCTGCCGAAGGCAACTATGTCAACATGATTGATAGCGGTATCATTGACCCCACCAAGGTTGTCCGCACGGCCCTGGAGAATGCAGCATCTGTGGCAGGATTACTGTTAACCACAGAAGCTGGTATCCACGAAATCCCAAAGGAAGAGCCACCTGCAGGACCTCCAGGGGGAATGGACGGAATGGGCGGAATGGGCGGAATGGGCGGAATGATGTAATTCATGCCCAGACGTCTTGACAGTGTTTAGGTACTGTCAACTAGTTGAAAGCCTTGAAAGGTGGTTCGTCTAAAGACGGACCACCTTTTTTTATGCCCACCAACGAGTAACCAGCCAAGATTATTGCTCCTCAAACGTTGTCATGAGCCAACTACAGCAACAATTCTCCAAACTTCAGCAACACCTTAACGAAGCTATCATTGGGCAAGCTCAACTGACTGAACGCATCCTGATTGCCCTACTCGCTAACGGTCATCTCTTGGTCGAAGGAGCTCCTGGACTCGCCAAAACACGAGCAATTCGCATAGTTGGCGATTTACTGGAATGTAATTTCCATCGAATCCAGTTCACTCCCGATCTACTGCCAGCCGACATCACTGGTACAGAAATTTATCGACCTCAAGATG encodes:
- the groL gene encoding chaperonin GroEL (60 kDa chaperone family; promotes refolding of misfolded polypeptides especially under stressful conditions; forms two stacked rings of heptamers to form a barrel-shaped 14mer; ends can be capped by GroES; misfolded proteins enter the barrel where they are refolded when GroES binds), encoding MAKTIIFGADNRDQLLAGVNKMANAVRVTLGPKGRNVLIEKSFGAPLVTKDGVTVAKEIELENKLENMGAQMVKEVASKTSDVAGDGTTTATVLAQAVVNEGNRNLAAGANPMDLKRGIDKAVTAANARLHEISKSVASSKEISQVGTISANSDETIGEIIAEAMEKVGKDGVITIEEAKSAETSLDVVEGMQFDRGYLSPYFVTDSERMEVALEDPYVILVEKKVSNMKDMLPVLEQIAKTGKPFMIIAEDVEGEALATLVVNKIRGTLKCSAVKAPGFGDRRKAMLEDIAILTGGQVVSEDMGMKLEDLTLHNLGQAKSIVIDKDNTTIIDGAGDKENIKGRINQIRAQIEETTSDYDREKLQERLAKLAGGVAVINVGAATEIEMKEKKARVEDALHATRAAVEEGIVPGGGVALARCIDAVQSVINGEANEDQKVGAAIILRAIEAPLRQIVNNAGLEGALIIDKVKGNSDVNYGFNAAEGNYVNMIDSGIIDPTKVVRTALENAASVAGLLLTTEAGIHEIPKEEPPAGPPGGMDGMGGMGGMGGMM